A genomic window from Yarrowia lipolytica chromosome 1D, complete sequence includes:
- a CDS encoding uncharacterized protein (Compare to YALI0D17600g, similar to uniprot|O94282 Schizosaccharomyces pombe, similar to Saccharomyces cerevisiae NCS6 (YGL211W); ancestral locus Anc_3.524) — translation MLCVLCECRKAMLKRPKTLQPICKPCFYNVFETEIHNTIVESNLFFPGERVAIGASGGKDSTVLAHVMKTLNERYNYGVDFVLLSIDEGIHGYRDDSLETVKRNKVQYDMDLEVVSYSELYGWSMDQIVAQIGNKNNCTYCGVFRRQALDRGSAKLGIAHIVTGHNADDMAETVLMNLLRGDTARLDRCTELVTGSDDSPVKRSKPLKYAYEKEIVLYAHYKKLDYFSTECTYSPEAFRGTARTLIKNLEAIRPSTIIDIIHSGEAFVLKKKKEKKGKGSVVVKAKVEEKPVPSGGCSVPLAFDSSLGLSNRCTKCGYLSHNAVCKACVLLEGLNAGRAKMQIEGDSADGAAKNIKTLEKLALSI, via the coding sequence ATGCTGTGTGTGCTGTGCGAGTGCCGCAAGGCCATGCTGAAGCGACCCAAGACGCTGCAACCCATCTGCAAACCGTGCTTCTACAACGTGTTTGAGACCGAAATCCACAACACGATTGTTGAATCAAACCTCTTCTTTCCGGGAGAACGGGTGGCCATTGGAGCCAGTGGTGGCAAAGACAGTACGGTGCTTGCGCACGTGATGAAAACGCTGAATGAGCGGTACAACTATGGTGTGGACTTTGTGCTGCTCTCTATCGACGAGGGTATCCATGGCTACCGAGACGACTCTCTGGAGACGGTGAAGCGAAACAAGGTGCAGTACGACAtggatctggaggtggTCAGTTACAGTGAGCTGTACGGGTGGAGCATGGACCAGATTGTGGCCCAGATCGGCAACAAGAACAACTGCACCTACTGTGGAGTGTTTCGAAGACAGGCTCTTGATAGAGGTAGTGCCAAGCTAGGAATCGCACATATCGTCACAGGTCATAATGCTGACGATATGGCCGAGACAGTGCTGATGAACTTGTTACGGGGCGATACTGCTCGTCTGGATAGATGTACCGAACTGGTGACTGGTTCAGATGACTCTCCTGTCAAGAGAAGTAAGCCTCTTAAGTACGCATATGAAAAGGAGATTGTGCTTTATGCCCATtacaagaagctcgacTACTTTTCCACCGAGTGCACATACTCTCCCGAGGCATTCCGGGGCACGGCTCGTACGCTGATCAAAAATTTGGAGGCCATTAGACCGTCTACCATCATTGACATCATTCACTCTGGAGAAGCCTTtgtgctcaagaagaagaaggagaagaaaggCAAGGGCTCTGTGGTTGTgaaggccaaggtggaggaaaaaCCTGTCCCCTCCGGTGGCTGTTCGGTACCTCTAGCATTTGATTCCAGCCTTGGGCTCTCCAACAGATGCACCAAGTGTGGCTATTTATCTCATAATGCCGTTTGCAAGGCCTGTGTCTTGCTGGAGGGTCTAAATGCTGGACGAGCCAAGATGCAGATTGAGGGAGACAGCGCTGACGGAGCTGCTAAAAACATCAAGAccttggagaagctggccTTGAGTATTTAG
- a CDS encoding uncharacterized protein (Compare to YALI0D17534g, similar to Saccharomyces cerevisiae TGL3 (YMR313C); ancestral locus Anc_5.2, similar to DEHA0G23430g Debaryomyces hansenii IPF 4879.1), which translates to MKSRVAVVLAPVLAPFVAILKNLWVFFTALLELLFDVSWHWMLQSWHWWCSTDQKTLLQLQLDQADTYEEWESIASELDELLGNDVWRQTAASKRYDYRLIAGRLRDFIECRAVGDIATLISRLRSGLLRNLGSISSLQLYTRSYLGSKLLIEEYITEVIDCLKYIKDYGTTGGLDTKGVHFFPKSEQRQLDSEQLTRQKKHKLFYDTRQSFGRTALVLQGGTIFGLTHLGTIKALTLQGLLPGIVTGFKEGAFIAALTGIYVSDLELLETIDSLPDTLNDLYQKYKERLAEENKHKDHSFSNSNSDYDFDYAFDFEQFANTYNVTFSSVTDKVLRSEYPPEVKMYEEFIENQLGDLTFEEAFNKSDRVLNIVAHSHDSSFPTLMNYLTTPNVLIRSACRASMVTAHDEPQTKKACAHLLVKDDDNSVIPYDACKSRRGSSTDVILGPVQEEVDPLDSTANGTNSSGPPKLEITTDTWKRNNADDEDHVDTLPGRVSALPTPSYSMINQGKIVSPYARLSELFNVNHFIVSLSRPYLAPLLAIEGRHRGYHGWRVNLIRVLKLEFEHRLAQFDYIGLLPTIFRRFFIDDKIPGIGPNAEVLIVPELAAGMISDFKKAFSNHDIPEKVRYWTTVGERATWPLVAAIWARTAIEYTLNDMYNQTKRQN; encoded by the coding sequence ATGAAAAGCCGCGTGGCCGTTGTCTTGGCGCCGGTTCTGGCACCATTTGTGGCGATTTTGAAAAACCTGTGGGTCTTCTTCACAGCTCTACTGGAGCTCTTATTCGACGTTAGCTGGCACTGGATGTTACAATCATGGCACTGGTGGTGCTCCACCGACCAAAAAACACTGCTACAACTGCAGCTGGACCAGGCAGACACCTACGAGGAATGGGAAAGCATTGCATCggagctggacgagctgctgggcaaCGACGTGTGGCGTCAGACCGCAGCCTCGAAACGATACGACTACCGGCTGATTGCAGGCCGTCTGAGAGACTTTATCGAGTGCCGGGCGGTCGGCGACATTGCGACGCTGATTTCTCGTCTGCGAAGCGGACTGCTGCGGAATTTGGGCTCGATTTCGTCGCTCCAGCTGTACACTCGCTCGTACCTCGGCTCTAAACTGCTCATCGAAGAGTACATCACCGAGGTCATTGACTGTCTCAAGTACATCAAGGACTATGGGACGACGGGCGGACTGGACACCAAGGGAGTGCATTTCTTCCCAAAGTCCGAACAGCGACAACTGGACAGTGAACAGCTGACTCGACAAAAGAAACACAAGTTATTCTACGACACACGACAATCTTTTGGCCGAACGGCCCTCGTGTTGCAGGGAGGAACTATTTTCGGACTTACTCATCTCGGAACAATCAAGGCTCTTACTCTCCAGGGTCTGCTACCGGGTATTGTCACCGGTTTCAAGGAGGGGGCGTTTATTGCCGCTCTCACAGGCATCTACGTATCCgacctggagctgctcgaAACCATTGACTCTTTGCCAGACACTCTCAATGACCTGTACCAAAAATACAAGGAGCGACTGGCGGAGgaaaacaaacacaaggaCCACTCGTTCAGTAACTCCAATTCGGACTACGACTTTGACTACGCATTTGACTTTGAACAGTTTGCAAACACCTATAATGTGACCTTCTCGTCTGTCACTGACAAAGTATTGCGATCGGAGTACCCCCCGGAAGTCAAAATGTACGAGGAGTTCATCGAGAATCAACTCGGAGACCTCACGTTCGAAGAGGCCTTCAACAAAAGCGACCGCGTGCTCAACATTGTCGCCCATTCCCATGACTCTTCCTTCCCGACACTGATGAACTACCTCACCACTCCCAATGTGCTCATCAGAAGCGCATGTAGAGCTTCCATGGTGACCGCCCACGACGAGCCCCAAACGAAAAAGGCATGTGCCCATCTGCTGGTCAAGGATGACGACAACAGCGTCATTCCCTATGACGCCTGCAAATCCAGGCGAGGAAGCTCGACCGACGTGATTCTGGGACCTgtccaggaggaggtggatcCATTAGATTCAACAGCTAACGGTACTAACTCTTCTGGACCTCCCAAACTCGAAATCACAACTGACACCTGGAAACGAAACAATgcagacgacgaggacCACGTGGATACTCTCCCGGGCCGCGTGAGTGCTCTACCTACACCTTCGTACTCCATGATTAACCAGGGCAAGATTGTCTCTCCCTACGCTCGCCTTTCCGAACTCTTTAACGTCAACCACTTCAtcgtctctctctcaagaCCCTACCTGGCGCCTCTTCTGGCCATCGAAGGCCGACATAGAGGCTACCACGGCTGGAGAGTGAACCTGATCCGAGTACTGAAACTAGAATTCGAACACAGACTCGCCCAGTTCGACTACATAGGCCTGCTGCCGACCATCTTCCGTCGGTTCTTCATCGACGATAAGATCCCTGGCATCGGTCCCAACGCCGAGGTGCTCATTGTTCCTGAGCTAGCGGCTGGCATGATCTCCGACTTCAAAAAGGCCTTTTCGAACCACGACATTCCCGAGAAGGTCCGCTACTGGACCACTGTGGGCGAACGAGCCACCTGGCCTCTAGTCGCCGCCATCTGGGCCAGAACAGCAATCGAGTACACCCTCAACGACATGTACAACCAGACCAAGCGACAAAACTAG
- a CDS encoding uncharacterized protein (Compare to YALI0D17468g, similar to DEHA0F07777g Debaryomyces hansenii IPF 8508.1, similar to Saccharomyces cerevisiae YCR015C; ancestral locus Anc_1.430): MLRSLRPIRKMKYTFMTDFDDTMTAGDTLALLSECAYSIKPGFKPHWTYFGSAYMEDYTAFKRDFGPIDSLEKRLEFQKQLKPFEMASVHRVEKSDLYLGVTETGIRDQAHKVEFKGGWWEFARKLETPIHVISVNWSDEFIRETFRVHNVTPGGIMANKVYMDELGRGTGKLSSDESPGIRTSDDKLQCLKRVMSAQTHQTKSVYCGDSSTDLAALLEADIGLIIGNEATAELLDKYGQEVKRDAKTLDRGLYYYDDWTEVPLLE, translated from the coding sequence ATGCTCAGATCACTGCGACCGATACGAAAAATGAAGTACACGTTTATGACCGATTTCGACGACACCATGACTGCCGGAGACACCCTGGCGTTGTTATCCGAGTGCGCCTATTCGATCAAGCCCGGGTTCAAGCCCCATTGGACGTATTTCGGGTCGGCATACATGGAGGATTACACGGCTTTCAAGCGGGATTTTGGGCCCATCGACTCGCTGGAAAAGCGTCTGGagttccagaagcagctcaaACCGTTTGAAATGGCGTCGGTTCATCGTGTGGAGAAGTCAGATCTGTATCTGGGGGTGACGGAGACTGGAATCAGAGATCAGGCCCACAAGGTGGAATTCAAGGGCGGTTGGTGGGAATTTGCACGCAAACTGGAGACGCCAATTCATGTTATTTCAGTTAATTGGAGCGACGAGTTCATTCGCGAAACCTTTCGTGTCCACAATGTGACTCCGGGGGGAATTATGGCCAACAAGGTGTACATGGATGAACTGGGTCGGGGTACGGGAAAGCTCAGCAGTGACGAATCTCCAGGAATCCGAACGTCAGACGATAAATTACAGTGTCTTAAACGAGTAATGAGTGCGCAGACCCACCAGACCAAGTCTGTGTACTGTGGAGACTCTTCTACTGATCTTGCAGCATTGTTGGAAGCCGATATCGGGCTGATTATTGGTAATGAAGCTACCGCAGAGCTTCTGGACAAGTACGGACAGGAGGTGAAGCGGGACGCAAAGACTTTAGATCGAGGTCTGTATTATTACGATGATTGGACAGAGGTCCCTCTGTTGGAGTGA
- a CDS encoding uncharacterized protein (Compare to YALI0D17578g, similar to uniprot|Q9HDU7 Schizosaccharomyces pombe Hypothetical 25.1 kDa) — translation MTLMSGGVVSVLLADPHTGGQIVSGLVGHAKPVLEQTSRVVSLGMRRLVEVGELLTHIVGGSHVFKQPGSESHAVKSDAFGHQGSQVFKRERLDVVTYSIIGLDGPEKVPEGNHNLMEVLGHPSEVQQVSLTRVGRRLDHSRTLSVKVGFRKRLQRLKRVAINCNGRHGGRCGVQNAVRGKLPTIMSLQIYSSRVFFFFFFFSSFLSFYVLFGVRACGLSHDMERFVRMQTIMRIVRDTNQELETRGTQ, via the coding sequence ATGACGCTGATGAGCGGTGGCGTCGTCAGCGTGCTTCTTGCTGATCCACACACAGGTGGCCAGATTGTTTCCGGCCTCGTCGGGCACGCCAAACCAGTACTTGAGCAGACCTCCAGAGTTGTTAGCCTCGGCATGAGAAGACTCGTCGAGGTCGGAGAGCTTCTGACGCATATCGTGGGAGGTTCGCACGTGTTCAAACAGCCGGGATCGGAAAGCCACGCAGTGAAGAGTGACGCCTTCGGGCACCAGGGGAGTCAGGTCTTCAAACGGGAACGACTCGATGTAGTCACCTACAGCATAATCGGGCTTGACGGCCCGGAAAAGGTCCCGGAGGGCAACCACAATCTCATGGAGGTTTTGGGGCACCCCTCCGAGGTCCAGCAGGTGAGCCTGACCCGTGTAGGGAGAAGACTGGACCATTCGAGGACGCTCAGTGTCAAAGTGGGGTTCAGAAAGCGCCTTCAGAGACTGAAAAGGGTTGCTATCAATTGCAATGGTCGCCATGGTGGTAGATGTGGGGTTCAGAACGCAGTAAGAGGAAAGCTCCCAACCATCATGTCATTACAGATCTACTCGTCCagggtgttttttttcttctttttcttttcttcttttctttctttttatGTTCTTTTTGGTGTGCGTGCATGTGGCTTAAGCCACGATATGGAGCGGTTTGTAAGAATGCAGACGATAATGCGGATCGTTAGAGATACGAATCAAGAGCTGGAAACGAGAGGAACGCAGTGA
- a CDS encoding uncharacterized protein (Compare to YALI0D17512g, similar to uniprot|Q6CH08 Yarrowia lipolytica YALI0A14322g) → MLPPELVDILCEHLDIGSLVALSQTSTSWRGAINDTVFKTRLTRICPWFEPHLSRRFSWKECAAVYETRLNGGRIASALELTSCNKFSEPLKIRSGAEQLDNRKLLENPVYTSEHGIQVDLADYVKHLRKRPDYERDDNFTRIISLPDMLIVVWLSSTMCSWVNLCDIRVKMRGDGDGDGDKNVSLKADCSQQLEVHTMPWFQVLGTHVFLVTIEYWNSDRDPRWTLWYVDGGIRKLFQCPGERPQSVVCYDGLFRYFEDNTYHVFQVGLDGTEVRDSTDFFLTALHFWNEQDEVYPRNNYSVIIDENDRPYIVDYDGGTVHSARKDGDVYSSHV, encoded by the coding sequence ATGCTACCGCCCGAACTTGTGGATATCCTGTGCGAGCATCTGGACATTGGCTCTCTTGTCGCTCTCTCGCAAACCAGCACTTCATGGAGAGGGGCTATCAATGATACCGTCTTCAAGACCCGTTTGACAAGGATATGTCCGTGGTTTGAACCCCACCTGTCACGCCGCTTCTCGTGGAAGGAGTGTGCTGCAGTTTATGAGACAAGACTCAATGGAGGGAGAATTGCTTCAGCATTGGAATTAACCAGCTGTAACAAGTTCTCAGAACCACTAAAGATCCGGTCCGGGGCTGAACAACTTGACAACAGGAAACTGCTGGAGAACCCAGTGTACACCAGTGAACACGGAATCCAAGTCGATCTAGCTGACTATGTCAAGCATTTGAGGAAACGGCCAGATTATGAGCGAGATGACAACTTCACAAGAATCATATCGCTACCCGATATGCTCATAGTCGTCTGGTTATCGTCCACCATGTGTTCATGGGTCAACTTGTGTGACATTCGGGTAAAGATGAGAGGAGACGGAGACGGAGACGGTGACAAGAATGTCTCCCTCAAAGCTGACTGTAGTCAACAGTTGGAAGTTCATACCATGCCGTGGTTTCAGGTTCTGGGCACACATGTCTTTCTCGTCACTATTGAGTACTGGAATAGCGACAGAGACCCTAGATGGACCTTGTGGTATGTTGATGGAGGAATCAGGAAACTGTTTCAATGTCCCGGAGAACGTCCTCAATCAGTAGTATGTTATGATGGCTTGTTTCGCTACTTTGAAGACAACACATACCATGTGTTTCAGGTGGGGTTAGATGGAACGGAGGTACGAGACTCTACCGACTTTTTCCTCACAGCCCTTCACTTTTGGAACGAGCAAGATGAGGTATATCCTCGCAATAACTACTCGGTGATCATAGATGAGAATGATAGGCCGTACATTGTTGACTATGATGGGGGGACGGTGCACAGTGCTAGGAAGGACGGAGATGTTTATTCGAGTCACGTGTGA
- a CDS encoding uncharacterized protein (Compare to YALI0D17556g, similar to uniprot|Q03175 Saccharomyces cerevisiae YMR101c SRT1 cis-prenyltransferase homologue) — MTVLSLPSFPLMQYARNLFQDLLVRVLRTGPVPRHVAFIMDGNRRFAKTNNLELREGHVAGTELLLKLLEVCFRMGINTVTIYAFSIENFNRPKVETDALFDLIRNNIVVLGSKDEMAERYGLAIKILGNRDLIPEDILELIVRVEETTKDNKRGTLNICFPYTSRDDIAQAIQKVVTDVFADTKQAPPPKSFGPPSSTSRPSPLHVTEKMLEKAMYTGESPPLDIMIRTSGVTRLSDFMLWQSHKNCTLEFVDTLWPDFGVRELYRLLLKWSYVKTLELQRDDLIQTTKVNNSTKNDYVGNYDEEVSSHASALTKISSVEKAVVHDEGIVEGICID, encoded by the coding sequence ATGACAGTATTGTCACTCCCTTCATTCCCCCTCATGCAGTACGCGCGCAACCTGTTCCAGGACCTACTCGTGCGAGTACTCAGAACAGGACCCGTGCCCCGTCACGTTGCCTTCATCATGGACGGAAACCGTCGTTTCGCAAAGACCAACAATCTAGAGCTGCGagaaggtcacgtggcaGGTACAGAGTTGCTGCTCAAGCTACTGGAGGTCTGCTTCCGGATGGGCATCAACACCGTTACAATCTACGCCTTCTCAATCGAGAACTTCAACCGACCCAAGGTCGAGACCGACGCACTATTTGACCTCATCCGAAACAACATTGTCGTACTCGGTAGCAAGGACGAGATGGCTGAGCGCTACGGTCTCGCCATCAAAATCCTCGGTAACAGAGACCTCATCCCGGAAGACATTCTCGAGCTGATTGTCCGTGTCGAAGAGACCACGAAGGACAACAAGCGTGGAACACTCAACATTTGTTTCCCTTACACCTCCAGAGACGACATAGCCCAGGCAATTCAAAAGGTCGTCACCGACGTGTTTGCAGACACAAAGCAAGCCCCGCCTCCTAAGTCGTTTGGTCCACCCTCCTCTACCTCCCGACCCTCTCCCCTCCACGTAACCGAAAAGATGCTGGAGAAAGCCATGTACACTGGTGAGAGTCCTCCACTGGATATCATGATCCGAACGTCTGGCGTGACCCGTCTCTCCGACTTTATGTTGTGGCAGAGTCACAAGAACTGCACACTCGAGTTTGTTGACACGCTGTGGCCGGACTTTGGTGTTCGGGAGCTGTAtcggctgctgctcaagtGGTCCTACgtcaagactctggagtTGCAGCGGGACGACCTCATCCAGACCACCAAGGTGAACAACAGCACCAAGAACGACTACGTGGGCAATTACGATGAAGAGGTGAGCTCCCATGCCTCTGCTTTGACAAAGATCTCCTCTGTCGAAAAGGCTGTTGTTCATGACGAGGGCATTGTTGAAGGCATCTGCATTGACTAA
- a CDS encoding uncharacterized protein (Compare to YALI0D17446g, similar to uniprot|O74916 Schizosaccharomyces pombe Putative acetylornithine deacetylase) translates to MKLSSVFFLGLSAAAVADQQILAIPDDVQVSQHHDSALLKLHRQLIEIPSISLNESHVSAFLAEHLRSLNYSVELLGEKERPNIYAYKGDKDTSKVLLTSHIDTVPPYIPYSVKGNRIYGRGAVDAKSCVASQITAVEELLESGDINPEDVALLYVVGEEISGNGGMRIVNDLLKKQWNAAIFGEPTELKLGVGHKGFGTIRITVKGKASHSGYPELGISANEILVDALYELSHSTLPKSPLLGPSTLNIGQMHGGIAANIVPADASAVVTIRIAADEDDVRKVVTSVLEKYEHLTFTFDSRPPQLLDYKVDGFETIVLAYSTDVPYLTGDFKKYLYGPGSIHVAHAPDEFVSIEDLKASVEGYKKLIHLAL, encoded by the coding sequence ATGAAACTCAgctccgtcttcttcctcggCCTCTCTGCGGCTGCTGTGGCCGACCAGCAGATTCTTGCCATTCCCGACGACGTGCAGGTTTCTCAACACCACGACTCTGCGCTGCTCAAGCTCCATCGACAACTCATTGAGATCCCCAGTATCTCCTTGAACGAGTCCCATGTCTCGGCGTTTCTGGCCGAGCATCTGAGGAGCCTCAATTACAGCGTGGAACTGCTGGGTGAAAAAGAGCGACCCAATATCTACGCATACAAGGGCGACAAAGACACTAGCAAGGTGCTGCTGACCTCCCATATTGATACCGTGCCCCCTTACATCCCCTACAGTGTCAAGGGCAACCGAATCTACGGCAGAGGTGCAGTTGATGCCAAATCCTGCGTTGCTTCTCAGATTACCGCCGTGGAAGAACTCCTTGAAAGTGGAGACATCAACCCCGAAGACGTGGCTTTGCTGTACGTTGTGGGAGAAGAGATTAGTGGAAACGGAGGTATGCGAATTGTCAATGACCTGCTGAAGAAGCAATGGAACGCGGCCATTTTCGGCGAGCCCACAGAGCTCAAACTGGGCGTGGGACATAAGGGGTTTGGTACTATTCGAATCACTGTCAAGGGTAAGGCTTCCCACAGTGGTTACCCCGAGCTTGGAATATCGGCCAATGAGATTCTGGTTGATGCTCTGTACGAACTGAGCCACTCTACGCTGCCCAAATCGCCTCTTTTGGGGCCCTCCACCCTGAACATTGGACAAATGCATGGAGGTATTGCTGCCAACATTGTGCCTGCAGATGCCAGTGCCGTGGTGACTATTCGAATTGCGGCTGATGAGGACGACGTTCGAAAAGTCGTCACTTCTGTGCTTGAAAAGTACGAGCACCTCACTTTCACGTTCGATTCGCGACCTCCCCAGCTGTTGGACTACAAGGTCGACGGCTTTGAAACCATCGTCCTGGCTTACTCTACAGACGTTCCCTACCTCACAGGAGACTTCAAGAAGTACCTCTATGGCCCCGGATCCATCCACGTGGCCCATGCTCCTGACGAGTTTGTCTCCATTGAAGATTTGAAGGCCAGTGTCGAGGGctacaagaagctgatCCACTTGGCTCTTTGA